Genomic window (Chloroflexota bacterium):
GCTCATAGCAAGCACGCAACTCTCTATTGTCGTCCTGAGCGCAGCGAAGGACCTCACCCGCTGACCGTCAAGGTTGGGAGATCCTTCACGTCGCTCGCAAGCTCGCTCGTTCAGGATGACAGACTCACTGCTGACCGCTGACGCAAACGTCGAGCGTCAGCAGGTGGGTGAGCGTTGACGGTCAGCGGGTGAGGTCCTTCGCTGCGCTCAGGACGACAATTGCAAGTTGCACGCTTTCACCAAGAGTCCCACGCCCCCCGAAACCTGAAACCCAGAACCCGAAACCCCGCGCCGGGTCGCGCCCACGACCCGTCACGTATCCAACCAGGCGTTCTGGTAGCTCCACAGCGTCGTGGTGGGGTGCTGGCTCAGCCCCTGCACCCGCCTGTGTGCCACGTCGATCATCTCCGCTGAGAACAGGAAGACCTGTCCTGGCTGCTCCAACAGCTTGAGCTGGATCTGGTCGTAGATCGGCTTCCGCCTCTCAACCTCGAACACGGCGCGGCCCTCGTCAAGGAGCCGGTCAAGCTCGGGGCCGTTGCGATTGGTCCAGTTCTGGGCTTTGGAGTGGAACGCGCGATAGAACGCCGTATCCGGATCGGCGTAGCCGGCCGTCGTGTTGAGCGTCGCCTGGAACTCTTTGCGCTGCCACCGCTCCAGCCACTGCCCGTAGGGAACGTGCTCGATCTGGAGATGCACGCCGATCTTCGCCAACTGGTCGCGGATCACCTGGGCGTTGACGGCCATCGTCGGCAGGGTCGGGATGGTCAGCACCGTCGCCTCGAAGCCGTTCGGGTGGCCTGCCCGGGCCAGCAGCTCGCGCGCACGGTCGAGATTCACCGTGTAGGTGGGCTGCCACTGCTCCGGACGGAGCTGCCACTGCTTCATGGCGGGGGTGGCCGGCGCCGTCTGCACCGCGAATCCCCCGGCCGCCGCGGTGATGCACGCGGCGCGGTCCACGGCGTAGCTGACGGCCTGCACCACTTCGGGCTTGTCGAACGGTGGGCTGGCCTGGTTCAGGTTCAGGGAGTCGTACCCGAGGCGGGGGGTGCGGGAGATGGCGAGATGGGGCTGGTCGGCAACCTGACCGTGGTAGCGGTTCTCCTCCAGCATGGCGTGGTCGATGGTGCCGCTCCGCAGCCCCTCGACGATCGCCGCTTCGTCTGGCAGGATCCGCAGGACCAGCGCCTCCAGGTACGGCTTGTCCCGCTCGAAGTACTCGCGGTGCTTCCGAAACCGCATCTCGTGCTCGGGAGTCCAGGCCTCCAGCACAAACGGCCCGGTCCCGACGGCGACCTTGCTGAGGTTGCCGTGCCGCTCCACCGTCTCGCGGTTGACGATGGCGCCCCAGCGAGAATCGGCCATGGTGGCGAGGATGCCGGCGTTGGCGGAGCGCAGCACGAACCGGACGTGGTACTTGTCGAGCACCTCGACGCCCTCGATGACGGCGAACTCGGAGCGGCCCGGCGAGTCGCGCAGGAGTCGCTGGTAGCTGAATCGCACGTCGTCGGCGGTCAGCTCGCGGCTGACGGGCGGGTGCCATTGCACGCCGCGCCGCAACGCCACGTCGAGCTGCCTGCCGTCAGGCGTGACGCGCCAGCTCTCGGCGAGGTCGGGCTGGATGGTCAGGTCGTTGGACAGTCGGAAGAGATTGTTGTACGTCAGCATGGTGATCCGCTGACGCGCAAGGCTCGGCGTGAGCTGTGGATCGAGGTCCGTCGCGTCGGCGGTCCGCGCTGCGACGAGCGTGCCGCCGGGCTTCGGTGTGCGGACGGCTGACGCCTGGGACGCGCTGGCAGTTGGGGCAGGCTGACGCGGGGACGGCCAGTCAGCCGCCTGGGCGGCATCCTGCGGCGGCCGGGTCGGTCTGGCGGGCATGGCCGGCTGCGAGGGCGTGGCGGACCGGCAGGCCGTCAGCAGCGCTGCGCCGCCGATGGTCAGCGCGCCGCGCAGAAACGCCCGCCGGGACGGCCGCGAACAACTGTCGGCCGAGGCCAGATCCTCGGTCATCTCGGCTCACTCCTGGAAGAACTGTGCAGCGTGAACCTCCTGCATCCGTGGCCGGCCGCAGGCAGCGTCAACCAGGGGTTTGACAGAAGTAGGAGAATAAGACGGTCGCGCGGGCCAGCGAAGTGGGGGCTGCGGGGCCATTCTAACGGTCGTGCGCTCGCTGTCCAGCGACGACGCACAGAAGCGCGCAAACTCAGTGCTTGGCGCGGGGCAGCGGGCGCGCCCAGCTTTTCAGGCGGTAGTCGAGGATCAGCCAGATCATCCGCGCTCCGACCTTGAGCGTCGTCTTCCGCGAGCCGGTGATCTTCGACTCCCCTACCCGCGCCCGGTAGTTCACCGGCACCTCGACGATCCGCAGCCCGTTGAGCAGGGCCAGCACGACCATCTCGGGCAGAAAATGGCTGCCGCCCACCGTCAGCTGCCCGACGATCTTCTGGGCGGCCTCCCGGCGGATCAGCCGCAGCGTGCAGCCGCAGTCGGAGAGCGACGGCCCATCAAACAGCAACTGGAGCAGCTTGGCGACGGCCCAGTTGCCGACCCGCAGGAACCAGCCCATGTTGGCCTGCTCCCAGATCAGCTCGCGGGTGGTGCGGGTGCCCATCACCATGTCCAGCTCGTGGGCGTAGGCGAGCAGCTTGACGACGTCGTCGGCCACGAAGGTGCCGTCTGGCTCGGCCAGGATGATGTAGTCGCCGGTCGCTTCGTGCAGGCCGCGCCGGAGGGCGTTGCCGTAGCCTTGCTTCGTTTCCAGGACGACCCGCGCACCGGCCGCTCGCGCCAGCGCTCCGGTCCCGTCCTTCGAGTTGTTGTCGACTACGAGGACTTCGTCGACGGCCGGCACGGCCTGGAAGTCGCGGACGGCCCGCGCGATGTTGGCGGCCTCGTTGTAGGCCGGAAAGACGACTGAAACCTTCTTGCCATCGCCCCACACGGCAGGCACGCTCCTTCGACTGCAGCGCAGCGGGGCAGATTGTACCGCTCTGCGCGTCGTGCGGAGGGAACCGAGTTGCGTGTGAACACATGTCGTCCCGACCGAGGCGAGGAACGAGCACACCCGGCTCGTCATCCCGACCCCATTCGGCAAGCTCAGGGCAAGCTCCGCGAGGCACGAGCACACCCGGCTCGTCATCCCGACCGAAGCGAGGAACGAGCGGAGTGGAGAGGGATCTTCCCCGGGTGAGGGACGATTGATGAGGGAAGATCCCTCGACTTCGTTCGCACGCTCACTGCGCTCGGGATGACGGGGAGTGTGGCGGCTCACTGCGCTCGGGCTGACGGGGTTCGTTGTGCGCTCACGTTGGGTGGATGGATGATGGCGTGCTCGCAACCGCTGGCTGTTGAATGACGGTCTCAAGAAGCGCAACGCTGTAGCGTGGGGGTTTGTCCCCCGCCCGTTCTACTATGAAACGGGCGGGGGACAAACCCCCACGCTGCCGGCCCGGGAACCTGAGAGCGTCTTCTATCCTTATCCGGCGCGGCGTCCCCAGCTTCGTGCGATCGCCGGCTCCCAGTCTCCGGATTGACGCCGCGCCACCACCGGCTCTGGCTCCATGGTCGTCACCAGGCCGTCGTCCACCCGGAACTGCGCCAGCAACGCCCGCACCTCGGCCGCCGTGCCCGCCAGCATCTCCGCCTGCTCGGAGACGTTCGCGACCTGGGCCGCCATCTCCTCCGACGACGCCGACACCTGCCGGCTGGCCCCCGAGCTCTCCTCGGCGACGTCGGAGATGCCGCGGATCGACTCGCTGACCTGCCCGGCCTGGGCGGCCATCTCTTCGGTCGCGGCCGTGCTCTCTTCGACGATGGCGCTGATGCTGCCCATCGCGTCCACCACCCCGCGCGAGGCGGCGGTCATCTCCTGGGCCGCTAACGCGATAGTGGATACCCGGTCCACCATCGCCTCGATGGCCTCCAGGATCTCGGTCAGGGCCGTGCCCGCCTGATCTGCCTTCGCCGTGCCCTCCTCGACCTTGCCCGAGCCGCTCTCCATCGCCCGAACGGCCTCGCGGGTGCCGGTCTGCACCTCGCGAATCAGGTCGGAGATGGAGCGGGTCTCGCGCTGTGAGCGCTCGGCGAGTTTGCGGACCTCGTCGGCGACCACCGCGAAGCCTCGACCGTGCTCGCCGGCCCGGGCCGCCTCGATGGCGGCATTCAGCGCCAGCAGGTTGGTCTGCTCGGCGATGTCGTCGATGGTCTCGACGACCGCCCCGATCTTCTCGCCCAGCTTCCCAAGCTGCTCGACCTTCGTGGCGGCGTCGGCCACCACGCCTCGGATCTCCAGCATCCCGCTGACGGTCTCGCGGACGGCCGCCGCGCCGTGCTGGGCCGAGATGCGGGTCGCCTCGCCGGCCTCGGCCACCTCGCGGGCGTCCGACGCCACCCGATCCACCCCCGTCGCCATCGCCGTCGCCGTCTCGGCGACCTGCTGGATCTGCTGGGCCTGACTGCTGGCCCCCTGCGCGATGCCGTCGATGGCCTGGGTGAGCTGCGTCACGGCCTCCTGCGAGCCGCGCGCCGCCCGGCTGGTCTCTTCGCTGCCGGCCGCCACGTGCTGGACTGCGCCTGCGACCTGCCGCACCACGTTGCCGGCCTGCCCGGCCACCTGGCTCAGCCCCGACGAGCTTTCGGCCACCATCACCGCCGCATCCTGGACCGTGCCGACCAGCGCCGCCAGCCTGGTCCGCGCCTCTTCGTAGCTGGTGATGGTCGCCTGCATCTGCTGGAGCACGTCGTTTGTCACGCGGGCCGTCTGCCCGATCTCGTCGGCGCCGTACTGGTCGATGGGCTTCGTGGAGGCGTGCGCCGCGACGGTCAGGTCGCCGGCCGCCATCGCCGCCAGCCCCCGCTCGATGGACGCCACGCCCTCATTCGCCATGGCGGTCAGGGTGTCTTGCACCATCGTGACCCGGCGGGTGATGCCGCGCGCCATCACGAACGCCACGCCGAACCCGACCGCGAGGCTCAGGCCGATGGCCCCGAGCATCAGGGCCTGGGCCACCGCAAAGCTCTGATCGCGGCTCGCTACCACGGCGGCCATCCGCTCCTGCTTGAGGCGGACCAGCTCGGACACCTGCTCGTTGATGACGGTGATGACCTTCTGGCTGTCTTCGTTGTTGAGGGTGGTGCGGGCCGTGAGCTGATCGCCGCCGAGCGCTGCGTCGGTGATCGTCTTCCGGACCTCGCCCCACTCCTTGTAGCTCGCCATGAGCCTCTCGAACACCTGCCGCTCCTCGGGTGCGTCGAGCATGGTGTTCATCTTCGCGATCTGCTCCTGGAACTGCCTGTCGAGGGCGTCCTGGCTGGCCTTGAGCCGCTGCTTCTCGTCCGGGGTGAACGCCAGCACCAGGGCGCGCAGGTCGCGCTGAAGTGACAGCGAGGCGGCACGGCTCTCGAAGACGGCCGTCAGCCCGACCACGTCGTCGTCGGCGATGTCGTGCAGGGCACGTATCGCCAGCCCGAGCTGGTACAGGCCGAGCGTGCCGATCAGCGCCAGCATCCCAAGGACCAGCCCGAAGCTTCCCAACAGCTTTCCACGAACACCCACACGCACTGCACATCCCTCCTGGCGGCGTCCACCACGCCGCGACTCGCCGTCTTCTCAGGCACGACGAGCACAATTCCCCACAGCGCACCGGCAACAGCACGGCTCAGTACACGGAGCCACGGTGCTGTCGCAGCCAGTCAGGCAAGTCCCCATGTGCCCTGGCCGCGTGCGTCACAGATGTGCGAAGCGGCGTCACCGCCGTTCGCGCATACTCATCAGAACGGCCCTGGCGAGGCCAGAGTGATGCCCGTAACCGCGAACTCCGGGCGCAGGAGTGACTGGCATTTTTGAGACAGGGGCGGATGCAGATACGGACGTCTCCGCTGCCCGACCCCGAGCCCGCAACGTCTGTCGGCGCCTACCGCGCGAGCTGCGCCCCGCACGACTCCCGCACCACCAGCCGCACCGGCAGCACCCGCTCCGGATCGGCCGGCTCGTGGCCGTCCAGCAGGTCGAAGAGCGTCTCCGCGCCCAGCCGCCCCAGCTCCGTCGAGCCCAGCACGACCGTCGTCAGGGCGGGGATCGTCAGCGTGCCCAGCTCGACGCCGTGGAACCCGACCATCGCGATGTCGTCTGGCACGCGCAGGCCGGCCTCGTGGAGACCGCGCATCGCCGCGATGGCGATCAGGTCGTTGGTGGCGAAGATCGCCGTCGGGCGGGTCGATGGGTCAGGGTGCGCCGCCACGAATCGCCGCGCCAGCTCCAGGCCGCCGTTCGTGCCGCGCGGGCCGGCCGTCACCCAGGACGGGACGAACTCGATGCCCGCCTCCGCCAGCGCTTTGCGGTAGCCCTGGAAGCGGCCATGCCCGGCGTCCGGCTCGTCGGTCACCAGGGGCACGTCGTCCCAGGTCATGTGTCCGATGCGCCGGTGGCCCAGCCCGACCAGGTGCCGCGTGGCGATGTACCCGCCGTCGAAGTCGTCCACGCGGATCGAGGGGATCGACGGGTGCGGGCTGTGATCGAGCAGGATCACCACCGGCAGCCGCCGCTGGGCCAGGAGCAGCAGCGAGTCGAACGCCGCGCCGACTGCCTGCCGCCGGTTGACGGCGATGATCACGCCGTCCGCGCTGCCCTGGCGGAGATGTTGAAGCGCGCGCAGCTCGGCCTCGAGGTCGTGCGCGTCGATGACGCTGACTTCGTAATCACGGCTGCCGGCGACCGACCCTACGCCCGACGCGATCTCGCTGAAGAACGGGCTGCCGAGCCGCCAGAGCAGCAGCGAGATGATCCCCGTTCTTCGGCGTCTGAGGCTGCGCGCGGCGTGGTCGGGAACGTAGCCCAGCTCGTTCGCGACGGCCATGACACGGTCACGGGTGGACTCGCTGATACGAACCTGTTCGGCCCGTCCGTTCAACACCACCGAGGCTGTCGTTTTGGAGACGCCTGCCTGACGCGCGACCTCTTCGAGGGTGAGCGGCCGTCGAATCTCCATGCCGTTCCCACGTCCAGCGGCGCACCGATGCACCGCGAAAATTGCCGGCCGAGCCGTTGGCGACGCCACCACCCCTGGCGCTGGGGCACTATTGCCCAACCGCCGGCCCGTGTCAAGAGGGTGACGGCGTGCCGAAACGTTTTGTCTGCGGAATCCGCGGCAATCGCACCGAGCACGCGTCCGGATATCTCGCGCGGCGCGGCCGGCGATGCTATCCTCCGTCCCAGGACACACGCTGCCACTAACAGGCTGGCCCCATCCTCATTCCCTGGAAGGAGCCACGACCGTGACTGCGACTGACCCTCTCCGCGATGCTGCGAAGCCGAGTCCGCTCGTCGTCAGCGGCCCCATGGGGGCCGAGCTGGTTGACAGGGGCGTGCGCTGGCGCGGCCACGGGATGCTGACTGACGAGGACGCGGTCCGCGCCCTGTACGTCGAGTACCTCCAGGCTGGCTGCGACGTGCTGCGAACGAACACGTTCCAGCTCAACGCGCGCATCTACCTCGACGTGTTCCGCGATCCCGCGCACATGGCCCACATCGGCGCACCGGGGCTGGCGACCCGCCACGTCGACCTGACCCGCAAGGCTGTCCAGCTTGCGCGGGAGGCTCGCCAGCAGACCGGCCGCGCCGGCGTGCCGATCGCTGGCGTGATCGGGCCGTTGGAGCACTGCTTCCGGCCGGACCTCTCGCCGGATCACGACACGGCCCGCGCCGAGCACAACGAGCTGGCCGAGACGCTGGTGGAGGCCGGGGCTGACCTGCTGCTGCTCTCCTCCATGAACACGATCCACGAGACGAAGGCCGCCATCGAGGCCGCCCGCCTGACCGGCCTGCCGTTCTGGGTCAGCTTCATCGTCGGGCCGGAGGGCGAGCTGCTGAGCCGCGAGCCGCTGGCCGACGCCGTCTACCTGGCGCGGCACCTCGGGGCCGAGGCTGTCCTCGTCGAGAACACCCCAGCCGACACGGCTGAGGCCGCGCTCAAGCGCATCGAGGAGGGCGGGCCGGCCGGCCTGATCCCGCACCTGGGCGTCTACGACCCGCCGTCCTGGAAGTTCGAGTTCTTCCCGCGCTTTGCCGAGACGGCCGCCTGGACGCCCGCCCGCTTCGCCGATCTGGGGCACGGGGCGGTGCACCACGGGGCCAGGATCGTCGGGGTGGGCTTCGGTGGCGGTCCCGCGCACGTGCAGGCGCTGGTGGCGGTGCGGGAGGCGGCAGCATGAGCGGGCGACGCGAGACGGCGCACTACGCGCCGCTGCTGGAGCGCATGGGACGCGGTGGGACAGTTGTCCTCGACGGCGGCATCGGCACCGAGATCCTGCGGCGGGATGTGACCTGGGCCGACCATCAGGTGATCGACCGGCCGACCGTCGTCCGGGCGATTCACCGCGACTACGTGCAGGCCGGCGCGGATGTCATCTCGACCAACACGTTTCAGCTGACCCGGCGGGCGCTCTACAACCACTTCCGCGACGAGGCCCACCGCAAGCAGGTCGGGGCGGGCGACCTGGAGAACCGCGCCGAGCGGCTGCTGCGCGCGGCGGCCACGCTCGCCGTCGAGAGCCGCGACGCCCATGCGAATGGGCGGCCCGTGGCCGTGGCCGGCGCGATCACGACACTCGAATGGTGCTTCCGCCCGGACCTCGCGCCGACCCCCGCGCAGGCTCGCGCCGAGTACGTCGAGACCATCGGGACGCTGGCCGAGGCTGGCTGCGATCTGGTGCTGATCGAGACGGTCAACTCGGTGTCCGAGGCGAAGGTCGCGCTGGAAGCGGCCAACGAGGTCGGGCTGCCCTGCTGGATGGCGTTCGCGCCGACCGAGGACGGCAAGCTGTTCACCGGCGAGACGATGGCCGAGGCCGAGGCCGCGCTGACGCCGCTCGGCGTGGACGCGATCCTGGTCAACTGCGCCCCGCCGGACGACTGCCGGGCCGGCCTGGTCGAGATGGCGAAGGTCCGCTCGGGCGCGAAGGGGCTGTATCCGCACGTCGGGCGTTTCGACCCGCCGGAGTGGCTGTTCACCGACGAGTACCCGCCCGCCCGCTACGCCGACGAGGCCCGGGCGTGGCGCGATCTCGGCGCGACGATTGTCGGCGGCTGCTGTGGGACCACTCCGGACACCATCGCGTCGGTGGTGCAGGCGCTCGGGACGCGCTGAGATGACCCGCCTGCGAGACGCCGTCGTGGTGGGGGGCGGCCACAACGGACTGGTGGCTGCTGCCTACCTCGCGCGGGCGGGGCTGGATGTCCTGGTGCTGGAGCGGCGCGAGGTGCTGGGCGGCGCCGCCGTCACCGAGGAGCCGTGGCCGGGCTTCCGCGTCTCGACGGCGGCCTACCTGGTGTCGCTGCTTCAGGAGAAGGTCGTCCAGGATCTCCAACTGCACCGCCACGGCTACGAGATCCTGCCGAAAGACCCGCCCTACTTCTCGCCGCGCCTGGACGGGCAGCACTTCTTCATGTGGCGGGACATGGCCCGCACCTGCGAGGAGCTGGCCCGCCTCTCGCCGCGAGACGCCGAGCGCTACCCGGCCTACGAGGAGATGCTCGACCGGGTGACCGCGTTCGTGGAGCCGCTGCTGCTCCAGCCGCCGCCCGGCCTGCCCGCCGACGATCCCGAGGCCGTGGCCGACTGGGCCGCGTTCATGGGGCGGCTCCACACGCTGCCCCGCAAGCACCTTGCCGAGGTCGTGCGGGTCTTCACGGCCAGCGCCTCCGACTTCCTCGACGACTGGTTTGAGTCGGGTGCGCTCAAGGCGGCCCTGGCGACCGATGGCGTGATCGGGGCGGCGGCCGGGCCGCGCACGCCGGGGACGGCCTACGTGCTGCTCCACCACATGATGGGCCGGGCGGCCGGCTCGCGCGGCCTCTGGGGCTTCGCGCGGGGCGGCACGGGCGCCGTCTCCCAGGCCATCGCCAGCGCGGCCCGGGCGGCCGGCGCGGAGATCCGCACCGGCGCTGCCGTGGATCGGGTTCTCGTGCGCGATGGCGTCGCTACGGGGGTGGCGCTGGCCGGCGGCGAGGAGATCCCCGCGCGGGTGGTTCTCTCGAACGCCGATCCGAAGCGGACCTTCCTGGGGCTGGTCGGGCGGGAGCACCTGCCCGCCGACCTGGCCGGCGAGGTGGACGCCTGGAAGATCGCCGGCGTCTCCTTCAAGCTCAACCTTGGCGTGGGCGAGCTGCCGTCCTGGCGGGCGCTGCCCGGCACGGCGCTCGGGCCGCAGCACCGGGGCACGGCGCACGTCGCCCCGAGCGTGGACTACATCGAGCGGGCCTGGGACGACGCCAAGTACGGGCGCACCTCGCAACACCCGATGATCGAGGTCGGCATCCCCACGACCTACGATCCATCCCTTGCCCCTGAGGGCAAGCACGTTCTCTCGCTGTTCGTCCAGTATGCGCCGTATCGGCTGGCGGAAGGCTCCTGGGAGACCGAGCGCGGGGTGTTCACGGACCGGATCGTGGGCACGCTCGGCGAGTACGCGCCGAACCTGCCGTCCGCCATCGAGCACCTGCTGCCGCTGGCCCCGCCGGATCTCGAAGCCCGTTTCGGCCTGACCGGCGGGCACATCTTCCACGGCGAGCTCTCGCTGGGGCAACTGTTCTTCGGCCGGCCGCTGGTGGGCTGGTCTCGCTACACCACGCCGATTCAGGGACTCTACCTGTGCGGCTCGGGGACGCACCCGGGCGGCGGCGTCATGGGGGCGTCTGGCCACAACGCGGCCGGCGCGGTGCTCCTGGCGATGCAGGGCCAGCGGGTTGCCGATCCGGCCTGACCGCGGGCGCGCGTCTGACTGACAACAGTTTGCGCGGGCCTGCGCCGGTCGGACCCGTGCCCCTCAGCAGACGCTCAGTCGCCGGGACAGGGCGGCTCGCTGGGCGGTGTCAGCCACTCGATGCGGGTGCGCCCGCCGTGCCCGTGGACCTTCTCCAGATCCTCGACGTTGTCGAAGATGGTCACCGAGGCGTACTCGCTGCACCACGACATGACGACCTTGCCCGACGAGAACACGACGCCCTCGGCCACGACGCCCGTTCCCGAGACGCCGCTGACATCTTCATCCCTGACGAGGCAAAACGGGCGCATCACTCGCTCTTCGTGGAGGTGCCGGCCACCGGTCTGCCGGCGGCCGGCAGGAGCGTATGGGGAACGGCCCGCCGAGTGCAAGCGCGCCCGCTGGACGCGCAGGGCGATTGCCGTGTCGCTGTCGAACGCGCCGCCGACCGCTGCACCCTCATCCGTGATGAGCCATCAGCGTTGCCACGTTGCCGGAGGCCTATTCGCAGGACGGGCCGCCGGGGAGGTTGTCGGGCACCGTCCCACCGCGCCCCCTCAATCTTTGAGATCGAAAGTGGGTTGTGTAAGGCGGGTACGCGAACCGGCAGAAGGTCAGGCGATGATCTTCAGTACCCTCTCAAAGAGAGTCTCTCGGGGACGGGTGCTGAGCGTAGGCAAGCCCAGCCTTGTTGCCTCGGCCGGTCATATGCCTTGAGGCTACTACGTTTTGCGAATGTCAAGGTAATGTGGTTCAGGGCTATCGTCTGGTCGTGTAAACAGGGTTACGTGAACCGGAGGTTTCTGGCTTGACCAGAGCCTGCTGCACTATTCGCGATGGCCTACAGTCGCTGGCAGGCTTGGCATCGATATCCTCCTGCTTACGACCCTCCGGAGCAGGCCGCGGTACCGTCCTTTCGGTCTCCACTTGACACAAGGTTATGCAATCGCCCTGAGAACTCCTCGAGGTAGCTGGCAGCCACGGCCTCAGTCCGCGACACTGCTTGAAAGGGGCCAGCGATCATCATCGTGGGTGCTCAGAAAGCCATCTTTGCATAGACTCGTGCACGTCGTTTTGCTCAATGGTGTCGGTAGCGCTGGCAAGACTTCCGTCGCGAAGGCGTTGCAGAAAATCACGTCCGCGCCGTTTCTACATGTGCAGATGGATGCCTTCCTCGACATGATGCCAGAGCCCTACCTGGATCATCCCGAGGGCCTGATGTTCGAGACCGGCCTGCAAGATGGCAAGCCAGTTATCAGCATCCAGCGCGGGCCGGTGGCAGAGCGGACGTTTCTCGGCATGCGCCGTGCCATCGCGGCGATGGCCCAGGCTGGTAACAATCTGATCGTCGACGACGTGATGCTTGGGAACGAAGCAACCGAATACGCGGCCCTGCTGTGCGACGTCACCCTGCATATGGTCGGCGTATCCGCGCCGCTCGACGTGCTCGAAGCGCGCGAGCGCGCGCGAGGCGACCGCCTAATCGGTCTCGCCCGCTGGCAATACGATCGCGTTCACCAGGGCAAGCACTACGATCTCAC
Coding sequences:
- a CDS encoding chloramphenicol phosphotransferase, coding for MHVVLLNGVGSAGKTSVAKALQKITSAPFLHVQMDAFLDMMPEPYLDHPEGLMFETGLQDGKPVISIQRGPVAERTFLGMRRAIAAMAQAGNNLIVDDVMLGNEATEYAALLCDVTLHMVGVSAPLDVLEARERARGDRLIGLARWQYDRVHQGKHYDLTVDTSKAAPAECALLIRDAFGL
- a CDS encoding LacI family DNA-binding transcriptional regulator translates to MEIRRPLTLEEVARQAGVSKTTASVVLNGRAEQVRISESTRDRVMAVANELGYVPDHAARSLRRRRTGIISLLLWRLGSPFFSEIASGVGSVAGSRDYEVSVIDAHDLEAELRALQHLRQGSADGVIIAVNRRQAVGAAFDSLLLLAQRRLPVVILLDHSPHPSIPSIRVDDFDGGYIATRHLVGLGHRRIGHMTWDDVPLVTDEPDAGHGRFQGYRKALAEAGIEFVPSWVTAGPRGTNGGLELARRFVAAHPDPSTRPTAIFATNDLIAIAAMRGLHEAGLRVPDDIAMVGFHGVELGTLTIPALTTVVLGSTELGRLGAETLFDLLDGHEPADPERVLPVRLVVRESCGAQLAR
- a CDS encoding NAD(P)/FAD-dependent oxidoreductase, coding for MTRLRDAVVVGGGHNGLVAAAYLARAGLDVLVLERREVLGGAAVTEEPWPGFRVSTAAYLVSLLQEKVVQDLQLHRHGYEILPKDPPYFSPRLDGQHFFMWRDMARTCEELARLSPRDAERYPAYEEMLDRVTAFVEPLLLQPPPGLPADDPEAVADWAAFMGRLHTLPRKHLAEVVRVFTASASDFLDDWFESGALKAALATDGVIGAAAGPRTPGTAYVLLHHMMGRAAGSRGLWGFARGGTGAVSQAIASAARAAGAEIRTGAAVDRVLVRDGVATGVALAGGEEIPARVVLSNADPKRTFLGLVGREHLPADLAGEVDAWKIAGVSFKLNLGVGELPSWRALPGTALGPQHRGTAHVAPSVDYIERAWDDAKYGRTSQHPMIEVGIPTTYDPSLAPEGKHVLSLFVQYAPYRLAEGSWETERGVFTDRIVGTLGEYAPNLPSAIEHLLPLAPPDLEARFGLTGGHIFHGELSLGQLFFGRPLVGWSRYTTPIQGLYLCGSGTHPGGGVMGASGHNAAGAVLLAMQGQRVADPA
- a CDS encoding homocysteine S-methyltransferase family protein codes for the protein MSGRRETAHYAPLLERMGRGGTVVLDGGIGTEILRRDVTWADHQVIDRPTVVRAIHRDYVQAGADVISTNTFQLTRRALYNHFRDEAHRKQVGAGDLENRAERLLRAAATLAVESRDAHANGRPVAVAGAITTLEWCFRPDLAPTPAQARAEYVETIGTLAEAGCDLVLIETVNSVSEAKVALEAANEVGLPCWMAFAPTEDGKLFTGETMAEAEAALTPLGVDAILVNCAPPDDCRAGLVEMAKVRSGAKGLYPHVGRFDPPEWLFTDEYPPARYADEARAWRDLGATIVGGCCGTTPDTIASVVQALGTR
- a CDS encoding MCP four helix bundle domain-containing protein, whose product is MRVGVRGKLLGSFGLVLGMLALIGTLGLYQLGLAIRALHDIADDDVVGLTAVFESRAASLSLQRDLRALVLAFTPDEKQRLKASQDALDRQFQEQIAKMNTMLDAPEERQVFERLMASYKEWGEVRKTITDAALGGDQLTARTTLNNEDSQKVITVINEQVSELVRLKQERMAAVVASRDQSFAVAQALMLGAIGLSLAVGFGVAFVMARGITRRVTMVQDTLTAMANEGVASIERGLAAMAAGDLTVAAHASTKPIDQYGADEIGQTARVTNDVLQQMQATITSYEEARTRLAALVGTVQDAAVMVAESSSGLSQVAGQAGNVVRQVAGAVQHVAAGSEETSRAARGSQEAVTQLTQAIDGIAQGASSQAQQIQQVAETATAMATGVDRVASDAREVAEAGEATRISAQHGAAAVRETVSGMLEIRGVVADAATKVEQLGKLGEKIGAVVETIDDIAEQTNLLALNAAIEAARAGEHGRGFAVVADEVRKLAERSQRETRSISDLIREVQTGTREAVRAMESGSGKVEEGTAKADQAGTALTEILEAIEAMVDRVSTIALAAQEMTAASRGVVDAMGSISAIVEESTAATEEMAAQAGQVSESIRGISDVAEESSGASRQVSASSEEMAAQVANVSEQAEMLAGTAAEVRALLAQFRVDDGLVTTMEPEPVVARRQSGDWEPAIARSWGRRAG
- a CDS encoding homocysteine S-methyltransferase family protein produces the protein MTATDPLRDAAKPSPLVVSGPMGAELVDRGVRWRGHGMLTDEDAVRALYVEYLQAGCDVLRTNTFQLNARIYLDVFRDPAHMAHIGAPGLATRHVDLTRKAVQLAREARQQTGRAGVPIAGVIGPLEHCFRPDLSPDHDTARAEHNELAETLVEAGADLLLLSSMNTIHETKAAIEAARLTGLPFWVSFIVGPEGELLSREPLADAVYLARHLGAEAVLVENTPADTAEAALKRIEEGGPAGLIPHLGVYDPPSWKFEFFPRFAETAAWTPARFADLGHGAVHHGARIVGVGFGGGPAHVQALVAVREAAA
- a CDS encoding glycosyltransferase family 2 protein, which translates into the protein MTSRVCSFLASVGTTCVHTQLGSLRTTRRAVQSAPLRCSRRSVPAVWGDGKKVSVVFPAYNEAANIARAVRDFQAVPAVDEVLVVDNNSKDGTGALARAAGARVVLETKQGYGNALRRGLHEATGDYIILAEPDGTFVADDVVKLLAYAHELDMVMGTRTTRELIWEQANMGWFLRVGNWAVAKLLQLLFDGPSLSDCGCTLRLIRREAAQKIVGQLTVGGSHFLPEMVVLALLNGLRIVEVPVNYRARVGESKITGSRKTTLKVGARMIWLILDYRLKSWARPLPRAKH